The Chryseobacterium glaciei DNA window TTTTAGTTTTGTGGCAATTAAAACCTCAACCAAGAAAATTACTATTGTTGCAACGAAATATTTTAAGCTGAATCTGAATTTCATATTTATGTTTTAGCTAAAGCCGAATTGGTTTTATTATTAAAAAAACGGGCTAAAGCCCGTTCCAATTTATATATTTTTACAAAGATATTATTTCTTTACTTTCACAGTACATCCAATGGCAACAGTTTTTGTCATTTTTATAGGCTCACCTTTTATCAAAGCATTTAAAGCATCTTGAGCGTAATATTCTGAAACATCGTTTGGATTTTCGTAATTATTATCGATCGCTCCGATGTATTTTACTATATTTTTACCGTTTTCTTTCTGTAAAACAAATACATGAGGTGTTTTTGTCGCTCCGTATTGAGGGAAAACCTTCTGACCTTCATCCACCAAATAAGGGAAAGTAAACCCTTTTTCTTTAGCTCTGTCGATCATTTGTTTGTAACCGTCTTCCGGCTGTACACTTGGGTCATTCGGATTGATCGCGATCACGGGATAACCCTGATCTTTGTATTTTTTGTCAAGTTCAACAATTCTGTCCTCGTATTTTTTCGCATACGGGCAATGGTTGCATGTGAAGATCACGATAAAACCTTTTGCGGACTTAAACTCTCTCAACGAAACCATTTTTCCATCAACATTTTTTAGCTTAAAATCTGTTGCCTCGTCTCCTACTCCATATCCTTTTGAAGAAGCGTTGCTTTGTTTTTGAGGCGCCTTATCATCGTTTATCGTTGTGAAGCTTAAAAGCCCTAAACCAACGACAAAAGCCGTCATTAAAATTTTTAGATTTTTCATATTATATTGATTATTGTAAATTTTTAGTAATTGTATTTTCAAGTTCTTGTTTGCTCATTTCTCCGTCGTTGAAATGTACTTTTTCGCCATTTTTATAGAAAATCGTCACTGGAATATTTCCGTCCCAGTCTTTTTCAAACTTAGGAATCCAGGTGTTCATTCTTTTGATGTCATCCAATAAAATTACTTCTGCCGTGAGGTTTTTATTTTTGATGAATTTGATCACTCTTTCTTTATCTACCAATCGATCAAGTGAAACCAAGATCATTTTAAATTTCCGATTATTAGCATATTTATTATTGACTTCCATGAAATGAGGAAGCTCTTTTACGCATGGCGCACAAGTCGTTGACCAAAAATTAACGACAAGAAGTTTATCTTTCTCCTGTTGAATACGTTTTTCCAGCTCTTCATATTTAATTGAAGAAACCGTTGTCTGTTGTGCTTTAAAAACCGAAAAACACAAACACAGAAATAATATATTGATTACATTCTTCATACTCAAAATTAGTGAAATTATTATTAGTTTTTATTTTGATAATTATTCTTTAAAATCATTTTTATCACTATTATTTGATTTATTTTATTTATATTCGTTTTACAAATTAAAATTATTACTTATGAAAAATTTAAAAAAACTTACAAGAGATCAATTAGAAAAAGTTAATGGTGCTGGAGAAATCAAGTGTGTTACAACTTGCTTTTGTTTTACAGACACAGACGGTGAGGCTTACATCGGTGCTTGCAACGCGAAAGGAGTTTGCTGTTAATTTTTTAAGCACATCTATATTAAACTTCTAATGACGTCAAATTTTGATGTCATTTTTTATTGAAACACCCTATTTTAAATTTAAAAATATATTAACCATATTATATTTTAACTTATAATTTATTCAAATAATTAATTATTTCTCTTATTTTTGACTCTTATAACTCATTTAATCAATTTATATGAAAAAATTTTACTTCTTACTACCTATTTTACTTTTCACATCGTGTGCAACAGTTGAGGAAGATACCTCTGCAGAAGACAATCCAATTTTAGTGACAAAAATGGTGCAGGATGGTGATAATTATACTTTTAGCTATAACGGAGCCAAGATTGTTACCCTGACCAATACAACGGATAATTTCAAAAGAACTTATACGTATTCCGGTGACTTGATTACCAAATATCTTGATACTTACGCTGATGGATCAACACAAACCACAAATGTAACGTACAACAGCTCAAACAAGATCTTAAAAAAATCGTCTACTTATCAAGGCGCAACATACACTACAGATTATGCCTATATTGGAGCCGATCGAGTAAGAATAACGGATGTTATTGCTCATACCAACTCAACTAAAACTTATGTAAAAGATGTTTATTTAAACACTGACGGATCTTTAAAAAACTGGACGGAAACCGTTGCAGATGTACAGCCAGGAACAACTCAAAACGGAACTGGAATTCTTAAAAATGTTGCTTATGACGGAGGAAGTTTTCCATTTAAAAATATTATCGGATACACCAGACTTATGGACAGTGAGGATATGAACGGATCAACCCGTAATGTTATAGATTATAACAACCGTATCCAATATACTACTACACCAGGAGACGAATGGACAATCTACCATTCAACCTACGAATATCATACGAACGGATATCCTAAGAAAGACACCCGCGATTTTTATGAAAAAACAGGGACAAGCATAACCGATACCGAGATCACTACTTACGAATACAATCATTTATAATAAAAAGAGAGCACTTAGGCTCTCTTTTTGCTTTGGTTAAAAGCATTAAAATCTTAATTAAATTCTTTCGCTATGAAAAAATCATTCTTCTTTTTAATAGCATTTTTAGGCATTACAGTATTTGGGCAAAAAGCAGAAACAAAAACAGGTACTCCAACGATTACAGATTATACATTTTTAAAATCAAAAATGAAAATGGATGATGTGGTAACAAAAGCAGATAAGGCACCCGAATTTCCGGGAGGAATGGAAGCTTTCCACAGAAAATTTGCCGAGAACATGGATATTATTGATGTAAAAACTAATAAGATCAACACAAGAGTCTATTTTATCGTTGAAAAAAACGGCTATGTACGATACGTTACTGCAACCGGAGATGATAAAAAACACTCAGCTGCCGCAGAAACAGCCATCAGAAGAATGTTTGTAAAATGGAAACCAGCTACTGTAAATAATGAACCCGTTCGTTATCTTTATACTTTCCCTTTATCATTGAAGAAATATTAAAGCTTCATTATTAATATTTCAACGTTAAATGATTATTTCCCGATCATCTTTTTAATAGAATTCAGCTTCATTAGAGCTTCAATCGGCGTCAAAGTATTGATATCAATTTTCGTAAGTTCTTCACGGATATTTTCCAACACAGGATCATCCAATTGGAAGAAAGAAAGCTGCATATTTTCTTCTGTTACTCTTTTAATGGTTTCAGATGCGCCAGTTCCCTGCCCGCGACTTGCTTCTAACGTTTTGAGGATTTCATTGGCTCTGTTGACCACTTTTGAAGGCATTCCCGCCAATTTTGCCACATGAATACCGAAACTGTGCTCACTTCCACCAGGAACCAGCTTTCTCAGGAAAATAATACTTCCTTTGTTCTCCTGAATAGAAACGTGGAAATTCTTTACACGCTCGAAATTCACAGTCATTTCATTTAGTTCATGATAATGCGTTGCGAATAAAGTTTTAGCCTGAGTCGGATGTTGATGAAGATATTCCGCGATTGCCCAAGCAATGGAAACCCCATCATAAGTTGAAGTTCCACGACCGATTTCGTCTAATAAAATCAAACTTCGATCTGAAATATTATTCAAAATATTAGCGGCTTCGTTCATTTCAACCATGAAAGTTGATTCACCTGCAGAAATATTATCTGTGGCTCCTACTCTCGTAAAAATTTTATCTAAAACTCCAATTTCCGCATGCTTTGCAGGAACAAAACTTCCAATTTGTGCTAAAAGACAAACAATTGCAGTCTGACGAAGAATTGCAGATTTACCCGCCATGTTGGGACCTGTAACCATGATGATTTGCTGAGAATCTTTATCTAAATAAATATCATTCGGAATATATTTTTCACCTAAAGGAAGCGCGTTTTCAATAATCGGATGTCTTGCTTCTTTTAAATCGATTGAGAAACTATCCGTTAAAACAGGTTTTGTATAACTCTCAGAAACAGCCAATTCAGATAAACCAACGGCAACATCCAATTGTGCAATAATGTTCGAGTTCTCCTGAATCTG harbors:
- a CDS encoding thioredoxin family protein; the protein is MKNLKILMTAFVVGLGLLSFTTINDDKAPQKQSNASSKGYGVGDEATDFKLKNVDGKMVSLREFKSAKGFIVIFTCNHCPYAKKYEDRIVELDKKYKDQGYPVIAINPNDPSVQPEDGYKQMIDRAKEKGFTFPYLVDEGQKVFPQYGATKTPHVFVLQKENGKNIVKYIGAIDNNYENPNDVSEYYAQDALNALIKGEPIKMTKTVAIGCTVKVKK
- a CDS encoding TlpA family protein disulfide reductase; this translates as MKNVINILFLCLCFSVFKAQQTTVSSIKYEELEKRIQQEKDKLLVVNFWSTTCAPCVKELPHFMEVNNKYANNRKFKMILVSLDRLVDKERVIKFIKNKNLTAEVILLDDIKRMNTWIPKFEKDWDGNIPVTIFYKNGEKVHFNDGEMSKQELENTITKNLQ
- a CDS encoding bacteriocin-like protein, translated to MKNLKKLTRDQLEKVNGAGEIKCVTTCFCFTDTDGEAYIGACNAKGVCC
- a CDS encoding energy transducer TonB, with amino-acid sequence MKKSFFFLIAFLGITVFGQKAETKTGTPTITDYTFLKSKMKMDDVVTKADKAPEFPGGMEAFHRKFAENMDIIDVKTNKINTRVYFIVEKNGYVRYVTATGDDKKHSAAAETAIRRMFVKWKPATVNNEPVRYLYTFPLSLKKY